Proteins from a genomic interval of Antedon mediterranea chromosome 5, ecAntMedi1.1, whole genome shotgun sequence:
- the LOC140048698 gene encoding histamine N-methyltransferase A-like has product MAESSKIKTLMSDHERYVTTFAEYCKRTKKYDVLRDWISSDFPEKVVNSLGVKDIEELRMLGVGSGSGFVETCALKQLVTKWSKVTHTVLEPNSDLLDQFKELAAKEKDNLPGVSFDWKQKTVEEFKQESADQTSKYHFIMVVQSIYYVDDLEGILKYLTSLLAKGGMMVIVMVSENSVMWRIANRFPEFQNEKQLGICTKHIEEILAANGIKFATDEIEARMDSTGCFVKDSKEAELLIDFITQVAYLKSQRSEAFYNEVVEYVKTDQVSLPPTADGRTWFRCNYDAIYVTK; this is encoded by the exons ATGGCAGAATCTTCGAAGATTAAAACGCTGATGAGCGACCATGAGAGGTACGTGACGACATTTGCCGAATATTGTAAACGTACCAAGAAATACGATGTTCTCCGAGACTGGATCAGTTCGGATTTCCCCGAGAAAGTAGTCAACTCACTCGGGGTCAAAGACATTGAAGAGTTGAGGATGTTGGGGGTCGGTAGTGGATCAG GCTTCGTTGAAACATGCGCGTTGAAGCAGCTAGTAACTAAGTGGTCGAAAGTCACTCACACCGTATTAGAGCCAAACTCTGACCTCCTTGACCAGTTTAAAGAACTTGCTGCCAAAGAAAAGGACAACCTCCCGGGCGTGTCTTTCGATTGGAAACAGAAGACAGTAGAAGAGTTTAAGCAGGAATCTGCTGATCAGACGtcaaaatatcattttataatGGTTGTCCAAAGTATCTATTACGTCGATGATCTGGAAGGAATTCTGAAGTACCTGACTAGTCTGTTGGCCAAGGGTGGTATGATGGTCATAGTAATGGTTTCTG AGAACAGCGTTATGTGGAGAATTGCTAATAGGTTTCCTGAATTTCAAAACGAGAAACAACTCGGTATTTGTACTAAACATATCGAAGAGATATTAGCGGCAAACGGCATCAAATTTGCAACGGATGAGATAGAGGCAAGGATGGATTCTACTGGTTGCTTCGTTAAAGACTCGAAAGAAGCTGAGCTGTTAATCGATTTTATAACACAGGTCGCTTACTTAAAGAGTCAAAGGTCAGAGGCATTTTATAACGAGGTCGTTGAGTATGTCAAAACTGACCAAGTTAGTTTACCGCCGACTGCTGATGGCCGAACTTGGTTCAGATGTAATTATGACGCAATTTACGTCACTAAATAA